One window from the genome of Acinetobacter sp. LoGeW2-3 encodes:
- the ftsI gene encoding penicillin-binding protein PBP3: MVDKKTKQVARKKQSVTTKNALSVDISRFYIMWAVVLICFLALIGRAFYVQVINKEFLQNKANAKILRTDKIKAMRGVIYDRNGVPLAISTPIMRVVIDPRDYFDNKKLYDETIQALEKEPNNRKLKRQLPDKNLNLDELADAVGMDRADLRKKMEARPRSRYLILKKEVPPQQAELIMKRNFQGVYTEKNYKRYYPQPQPNSQIIGLTNSESMGIEGLEMQLNTRLSGVDGEQQIVRDKKGNRVKDPEIIKEVEAGENITLSIDSRLQYIMYRELTAAGVANNARSATAIAVDVKTGEILAMTSWPSYNPNDKNSMLNKDAMRNRGAIDSFEPGSTMKPMTVAMALESGKYNANSVINTTPGSMRVGNHTIRDTHNYGPLTLGGIIQKSSNVGVAKIALSLPYETLPTFYKRLGFGQRSAVKFPGESGGLILPPSKWNVSEVATMSYGYGLNATVLQLADAYAMIANKGVKVPLSLYKLEEQPQGEQVIDSKIADQVLLMMEAVTMPGGTARQANIPGYRVAGKTGTAHKLRADRKGYSQNEYRALFAGIAPVSDPRLAMVVVVENPQGAYYGGTVSAPVFARVMQESLRLLNVPLDKPLESPQVQ; the protein is encoded by the coding sequence ATGGTAGACAAGAAAACCAAGCAAGTGGCACGTAAAAAACAGTCCGTGACTACGAAAAATGCTTTAAGCGTTGATATTAGCCGTTTTTATATTATGTGGGCCGTGGTGCTCATATGCTTCCTAGCGCTGATTGGGCGTGCTTTCTATGTGCAGGTGATTAATAAAGAATTCCTGCAGAACAAAGCCAATGCCAAGATTTTAAGAACTGATAAAATCAAGGCCATGCGTGGTGTGATCTATGACCGCAATGGCGTGCCACTGGCAATCAGTACGCCAATTATGCGCGTGGTGATTGATCCACGTGATTATTTTGATAATAAAAAACTTTATGATGAAACCATTCAGGCTTTGGAAAAAGAGCCGAATAACCGCAAGCTGAAGCGCCAGTTACCAGATAAAAACCTGAACCTGGATGAGCTGGCCGATGCTGTCGGTATGGATCGTGCTGACCTACGCAAAAAAATGGAAGCACGTCCACGTTCCCGTTATCTGATTTTGAAAAAAGAAGTTCCGCCACAACAGGCTGAACTGATCATGAAGCGTAATTTCCAAGGTGTATATACCGAGAAAAACTATAAGCGTTACTATCCGCAGCCTCAGCCAAACTCGCAGATTATTGGCTTGACCAACAGTGAGAGCATGGGTATTGAAGGTCTGGAAATGCAGCTGAATACCCGTCTGTCAGGTGTGGATGGCGAGCAGCAGATCGTGCGTGATAAGAAGGGTAACCGTGTTAAAGACCCGGAAATTATTAAAGAAGTAGAAGCAGGGGAAAATATTACCCTGAGCATTGACTCACGTTTGCAATACATCATGTACCGTGAACTGACTGCTGCTGGTGTTGCCAATAATGCCCGTTCAGCGACAGCGATTGCAGTCGATGTGAAGACGGGTGAAATTCTGGCGATGACTTCATGGCCATCGTATAACCCGAACGACAAAAACAGCATGCTGAATAAGGATGCCATGCGTAACCGCGGTGCAATTGACTCTTTTGAGCCAGGTTCGACCATGAAGCCGATGACAGTAGCGATGGCACTAGAAAGTGGTAAATATAATGCCAATTCTGTAATTAACACTACACCGGGCAGCATGCGTGTTGGTAACCATACTATCCGTGATACGCATAACTATGGTCCACTGACGCTGGGTGGCATTATCCAGAAATCCTCAAACGTGGGTGTGGCCAAAATTGCCCTGTCATTACCGTATGAAACCTTGCCAACCTTTTATAAGCGTTTAGGTTTTGGTCAGCGTTCAGCGGTAAAATTCCCAGGTGAAAGTGGAGGTTTGATCCTGCCACCAAGCAAGTGGAATGTGTCAGAAGTGGCCACCATGTCTTATGGTTATGGTTTGAATGCCACCGTACTTCAGCTTGCAGATGCTTATGCCATGATTGCCAATAAAGGTGTCAAGGTACCGCTGAGTCTGTACAAGCTGGAAGAGCAACCACAGGGTGAGCAAGTAATTGATTCAAAAATTGCAGATCAAGTCTTATTGATGATGGAAGCAGTGACGATGCCAGGTGGTACGGCACGTCAGGCCAATATTCCAGGTTATCGTGTAGCAGGTAAAACCGGTACTGCGCATAAACTGCGTGCCGATCGTAAAGGCTATTCACAAAATGAGTACCGTGCTCTGTTCGCGGGTATTGCACCAGTCAGTGATCCTCGTCTAGCGATGGTGGTTGTGGTGGAAAATCCACAAGGGGCTTATTATGGTGGTACGGTGTCAGCGCCTGTTTTTGCTCGTGTAATGCAAGAATCTTTACGTTTATTAAATGTCCCATTGGACAAACCTTTAGAATCTCCCCAAGTCCAGTAA
- a CDS encoding UDP-N-acetylmuramoyl-L-alanyl-D-glutamate--2,6-diaminopimelate ligase, giving the protein MSITFQDLYAVQDSAEWMRQSFQGFELDSRKVKLGQIFIALTSLSHPEKTADYANKALSLGALAVISEQDLGISPAVVVPNVRHLMGEWQKRYLQATQPVQAARILAVTGTNGKTTISRLVAELLMLQGKSCAVMGTTGNGILPNLEASSHTTLDALQLQNALHGYAQAGAEFASIEASSHGLEQGRLNGCDIEIAAYSNLSRDHLDYHKTLEAYAEAKSRLFKFESLKVAVINLDDAHAQVMMDAAKANPAQPKILTYSLSQAADYQVQDIQYRISGAEFKLITAQGIFTVHSPLLGHFNIENLVASLVVAEQAGLDLQQLIGTVPQLKGAPGRMQVIRDDERLFVVDYAHTPDALTQVLVTLRRHVNNKIWAVFGCGGDRDRGKRPLMTQAALNGSDIAILTSDNPRTEDPNQIFADMKQGIDFSGKTYQEIHDRREAIKFAVKHAQAGDIVVIAGKGHENYQEIDGVRHWFDDVVEVQAAIDAQHCNPDSAYPAQ; this is encoded by the coding sequence ATGTCGATAACATTTCAAGATCTCTACGCCGTTCAAGATAGCGCTGAATGGATGCGACAATCCTTTCAAGGCTTTGAGCTGGACAGCCGAAAAGTAAAATTAGGACAAATTTTTATTGCCCTGACTAGTCTTTCTCATCCAGAGAAAACTGCGGACTATGCGAACAAAGCACTCTCTCTAGGTGCACTCGCAGTCATTTCTGAACAGGATCTCGGAATTTCTCCTGCAGTGGTAGTCCCAAATGTACGACACTTGATGGGCGAGTGGCAGAAACGATATTTGCAAGCGACCCAGCCAGTACAGGCTGCACGTATTCTGGCGGTTACCGGGACCAATGGCAAAACTACGATTTCTCGTCTGGTTGCTGAACTCTTAATGCTGCAAGGCAAGTCATGTGCGGTAATGGGTACGACGGGTAACGGCATTCTTCCAAATCTGGAAGCCTCTTCACATACCACATTGGATGCGCTGCAACTACAAAATGCGCTACATGGGTATGCGCAAGCAGGTGCTGAGTTCGCTTCGATTGAAGCGAGTTCACATGGTTTGGAACAAGGTCGCTTAAATGGCTGTGATATTGAAATTGCCGCTTATAGCAACCTGAGCCGTGACCATCTGGACTATCACAAAACGCTGGAAGCTTATGCTGAAGCCAAGTCGCGTTTATTCAAGTTTGAATCTCTGAAAGTTGCTGTCATCAATCTGGATGATGCACATGCTCAGGTGATGATGGATGCAGCGAAAGCCAATCCAGCGCAGCCCAAAATTTTAACCTATTCACTGTCACAAGCTGCTGACTATCAGGTACAGGATATTCAATACCGGATCTCTGGCGCAGAATTTAAACTGATCACTGCGCAGGGTATCTTTACGGTACACAGTCCATTATTAGGTCATTTCAATATTGAAAACCTGGTCGCGAGTCTGGTTGTTGCGGAACAGGCAGGTCTGGACTTGCAGCAACTGATCGGAACTGTGCCACAGCTGAAAGGCGCACCGGGCCGTATGCAGGTGATTCGTGATGATGAGCGCCTATTTGTCGTAGATTATGCACATACCCCAGATGCATTAACTCAAGTATTGGTGACTTTAAGACGTCATGTGAATAACAAGATCTGGGCTGTGTTTGGTTGTGGCGGTGACCGTGACCGTGGTAAGCGTCCTTTGATGACACAAGCTGCACTGAATGGTTCAGATATTGCCATTCTGACTTCGGATAATCCACGTACTGAAGATCCGAACCAGATTTTTGCCGACATGAAGCAGGGGATCGATTTCTCGGGTAAGACCTATCAGGAAATTCATGACCGTCGTGAAGCGATCAAGTTTGCAGTGAAACATGCGCAAGCTGGTGATATTGTAGTGATTGCCGGTAAAGGACATGAAAACTATCAGGAAATTGATGGCGTACGTCATTGGTTTGATGATGTTGTCGAAGTACAGGCAGCCATTGATGCGCAGCACTGTAATCCTGATTCCGCATATCCAGCGCAGTAA
- a CDS encoding UDP-N-acetylmuramoyl-tripeptide--D-alanyl-D-alanine ligase yields the protein MHTSTTSTVPLVPWTAVQLQQATQGYWLNDKQPEGTIKRILMDSRDAEAGDAFLALKGERFDAHDFVAQVAENGCQIVIVDHPIDAEICQLVVEDTRQALGRLGSFRRQQNPQLQVIALTGSSGKTTTKEMLGSILSRLAPTLVTRGNLNNDLGVPVMLLELRPDHQYAVMELGASHQGEIDYTSGLVQPHVAGIINIGTAHLGEFGGRDGICRAKSEIYPHISETSIIPAADDYAEQIRAAVKTKKTLSFGQGGDVYATDVELHPQSATFTLNTPQGSKVVNLPFAGEHNVQNATAAAAFSLAIGISLDDIVAGLEQAVGAKGRLNFIKHKDFLFIDDTYNANPNSMRAAADVLAQQEGIRVMVTGDIGELGSSAAIEHYKLGRDLVSVKGLNFVVAVGEFAPAAQEGARSTQYGKKMQAFLNQEQALPFLIRLIETHQPQPMSFLFKGSRFTHMETLMAALMEKL from the coding sequence ATGCATACTTCAACTACCAGTACTGTGCCTTTGGTACCTTGGACTGCAGTACAATTACAACAAGCAACTCAAGGTTACTGGCTGAATGACAAACAGCCTGAAGGTACAATCAAGCGTATCCTGATGGACTCACGTGATGCGGAAGCGGGTGATGCTTTTCTGGCACTGAAAGGCGAACGCTTTGATGCACATGATTTTGTAGCTCAAGTCGCTGAAAATGGTTGCCAGATTGTAATTGTTGATCATCCGATTGATGCTGAAATCTGCCAATTGGTTGTGGAAGATACTCGTCAGGCGCTGGGTCGTTTGGGTTCTTTTCGCCGTCAGCAGAATCCACAACTGCAAGTGATTGCGCTGACTGGCAGTAGTGGTAAAACCACCACCAAGGAAATGTTGGGCAGTATCCTGTCGCGTTTGGCTCCGACTCTAGTAACCCGCGGTAACCTGAATAATGATCTGGGTGTGCCGGTGATGTTGCTGGAGCTGCGTCCAGATCATCAGTATGCAGTGATGGAGTTGGGTGCAAGCCATCAGGGTGAAATTGATTACACCTCGGGTCTGGTACAGCCGCATGTGGCAGGTATTATTAATATCGGTACTGCACACCTGGGTGAATTTGGTGGTCGTGATGGTATCTGCCGTGCCAAGTCAGAAATTTATCCCCATATTTCCGAAACATCGATTATCCCTGCTGCAGATGATTATGCTGAGCAGATTCGTGCAGCAGTGAAAACCAAAAAGACCTTAAGTTTTGGTCAGGGTGGTGACGTCTACGCCACTGATGTAGAGCTACATCCACAGTCTGCCACTTTCACCCTGAATACGCCACAAGGCAGCAAGGTAGTGAATCTACCATTTGCTGGTGAGCATAATGTACAGAATGCCACTGCGGCAGCAGCTTTCTCTTTAGCTATCGGTATTAGCTTAGATGATATCGTTGCTGGTTTAGAGCAGGCAGTCGGTGCCAAAGGTCGTTTAAATTTCATCAAGCACAAAGACTTTTTGTTCATTGATGACACCTACAATGCCAATCCAAACTCGATGCGCGCTGCCGCTGATGTTTTAGCACAGCAGGAAGGCATTCGTGTCATGGTGACTGGCGATATTGGTGAGCTAGGTTCATCTGCCGCGATTGAGCATTATAAGCTGGGTCGTGATCTGGTTTCGGTAAAAGGCCTGAACTTTGTGGTGGCAGTGGGTGAGTTTGCCCCAGCTGCACAAGAAGGCGCTCGTAGTACACAATATGGTAAGAAAATGCAGGCTTTCCTGAATCAGGAGCAGGCTTTGCCGTTCTTAATTCGTTTGATTGAAACACATCAACCTCAGCCGATGTCATTCCTGTTTAAAGGGTCGCGTTTTACCCATATGGAAACATTGATGGCTGCATTGATGGAGAAACTTTAA